CTCATTAATGCTTCAGGATCAGAGTAAGATTCACCCATAAATGCATGGAAGATATGTCCACCAGGAGTTAATCTGTGATATTTACCTTCGATTTTAAGTTTATCTGCAAATGAAATATCAGAGTTTACAGGTACATGTGAGGAGTTAGTGTAGTAGTTAGCTCCATTGTCACCTTGTAAGATTGCCTTATCTCCAAACTGTTCTTTATCTAAGGTTGCAAATCTGTATGCAGTAGATTCCGCAGGAGTTTGTAATACAGTCCATCTTAAACCAGTTTCTTCTTTTAATGCCTTTGTTCTTGCATTAAGATATTCTATACATTTTAAACCAAATTTATTTGCTTCAGGGTTGTCAATACCTTCACCGAATAATGCAAGTAACATTTCATTAAGGCCACAGAAACCAAAGGATAAAGTAGAGTTTTGGATTCTATAATAAGTTTCTCCATCAACCTCTTGATCTAAGAATGGTAAAATATCAAAGTTATTTAAACAGTTAAGACCTTGGTTTCTTCTAATCATTAAGGTTTCAACAGCTAAATCCATGTAGTTGTCTAAGTATTCGAATACATCATCTTCATCTCTAGATTGGTATCCGATTCTAGGCATGTTTAAAGTTACATATGCGAGGTTACCAGTTCTTAAACAGTCTTGTTCCCAGTCACCAGTCCAATTATCCTGAAGACAGGTTCTACAACCCATATAGTTAGCCATCTGACCTCTGTAATCAGGTAACATGTTTACAAAGTAAGATGAACCATATTTAGCTGAAAGTTCATGAACCAAAAGCATATCCTCATCATAGTCACCCTTTAAGGTCTCATCACGTAATGTGTAAATAGTGTTTGGGAATAGGTGAGGTTTACCTTCTGAATCTCCTTCAAGTAAAATTTCAGTAAATGCCTTTTGAATCATTCTAGTTTCATCTTCAAAGTCAGCATAAGTTCCTACAACTTGTCCTTTTGGACCATATGCAGTTAAATCTTGTAAGAATTTTGGAACTCCAAATTCTAATTGCATACTTGTAAATGGAACTTGGGAACCTCTTGCAGCATAAGCCATATTTAAGTTGTAAACTAACATTTGAATAGCTTGCTTTACTTCCTCATAGCTTCTACCAGTTGCAAATGGTGCAACAAATACATTCCATAAGGACATTGCTTGTCCTCCAGACATGTTTTGTTGAGCTGCAAGCATAATTTCACCAGTGTGATTCATTAAAGTTTCCATATGAGAAGGAGGTGCTGCAACAGAGGTATGATCTCCTGTACCATCTACTTTAAGACCATATTTAATGAAAGTTCTTATATCATGTTGTAAGCAGTTTAGTGGCCTTCCTGCAAAAAATTCTAAATCGTGGATGTGAATGTCACCAGACATATGTGCATCTGCTAAGTGAGCTGGTAACATGTGTAAGAGTGCATATTGTTTTAATGCCTCATCAGCAACATATTTATGAATAGACTCAGGATTATGCATCATATTTGCATTATCTCTAGAACCATTTTCAATTAATGAAGTAATGTTATAAACTGGAATACCTAAACGAGTATATCTGCTTCTTAAATCTTCCAATCCATATTCTACAAGTTTAGTGTTTACGATTTCCCTAATCATTGGAGCGGTAAGATATTCAACATTAAGCTTTTTAAGTTCTTTCCAAACTTCAGAAGCGATTTCAAAAGCAGTTTCCTGGGAAGCACCAGTTTCTTCAACTAAAGTACTTGCAATTTTAGCCATATCAAATGGTTCAATTTTATCTCTTGAAGAACGTACTTTTAAAGTAGTCTTAGCTAAGTATTTGTTAGCTGCTTCAGAATCTACATCTTCTAAACATTCGTAAACAATTTTTTTAATTTCTTTAGTGGTAATTCCATCATATAAGTTTTCAACAACAGTTGAAACAATTTTTTCAGATTCAAAGAATGGAGCTTCTACCATTACTAAAGATTTTAACAATTTTTCATAACTAAATGCTTCAGATACACCATTGTTTTTCTTAACAGTGATCTTAGATCTTTTAATATCATTTTCGACATTATCTACTTTTTCCACTTTAACACCTTCATTAATATCTCACAAACCCGTTGTTATTAAAAGTAAGAGTTAGTAAGTTAATTAGTAAGTTAATGATTATAAATTTTTTATTTAAGAAAATTCCTATTTAAGAAAATCCTTAAAAAAATCCTATATAAAATTATTAGAAATTTTTATAAAATAATTTAATTAATAATAATATGTAATTAGATGTATAATATCTGTTCGATATGATACGAAAGTTAGTAACTATATGGAAAGTTAGCTACTTCACGAAATAATATTTGTCTTAAGATGTATATAAATCATTCTATTTAACACGAACAAAATATATTCCAATAGTTATAAGTGTTTAAAATACTTAAAACTTAATAAAAAATATTTAAAACCTATTTAAATTTAAAAAAGGAAAAAATCCTTAAAGATTAAAATTATGAAGCTAAAAATCCAATATCATCATTATCATCAAATTCTAAATAATCCCAATATAATCATATCATGAAATTCTAAATAAAACCATTATCATCATTATCCCATTGTAAATCAATTCAATGCCACTGCTATATCATCATGAATAAATTAAAAAGAATTATTTTCCAAAGAAAACATCCAATGAACTTTGTTTAGATTTGTCACTTTCAAATAATGAATTAATACCAAATTCTTGAATTTCTAATCTTTGTTCAAGATAATGTGATACAGGATATCTGTTTACTAAATTCTGTGAAATTTCAAGATATTTAACAACAGATCCCTTAGACACACTAAGAATCAAGTCTCCACCACACTTACATTTACCAGTTAGTGGCATTCTCCTATACTTAGTACCGCATTTAGGACATCTAACCTTTTGTTTAGAGAAAGCCCTTGAATTTCCCATAATATCTGGTAAAAAGTGAGAAGATAAAACACCTTCTACAACTCTTCTTTGATCAACTGCCCTAATAAGTTCTGCTAAATGAATTTGAGCCTCTACTTTTTCTTTCATAGAACCTAAGCGTTTGTATAAACATACTTTAGGTCCTGCATGAATACTTGAAGTATGATGAGAAAACATTAAATCATGGTATTGTCTATCAGTACCTAAATGCATCTCTACATTATCTACCAAATCTAACATATCAGAAGGTTTTAAAGATTCTTGAGATTTTTCAAAGAATTCTAATGGGAATCTTTCAAAAATATCTAAGTTATGAGATTCATCATCTATCTCCTCAGGATCTATACGGGTAGATAAAACTAAAGGAGCATCCATACTTCCTCCACGGGTACTTGGTAGGTATGATTTTGAAAAATTGATTAAGGCATCCAATAACAGAAGTACAGAATCCTCATCACTATCACAATTTCTTCTTTTTGCAGAATGGAAATAAGGGTGAGCATAACAACCTAATGCTTTAGTAAATCCTACAATACGTCCCAATACTCCTGCAGAAGTGTGGGGAGCAAGACCTGCAATAAGATGACCAATTAAGTCATATTTATCCTTTACATTATAGAATCTTTCCATTCCATAATATCTTTCAAGTAAATCATCAACGAAATTAGCTACTCCCACTAAATATTCACCACAATTATCAGAAACTACAATATCTTGAACTTTAAGTTCAATAATCTGGTCTTCACTAACAATATCTTGACCATAACAATCTTTATCATATCCCATTTTTAATAATTTAGGAACAGTTACTCCAATTTCACTTGGAATAAAGTGAGTAAGTGGTAAATCAGTAGAGTCATGGCGAATAGTTCCTTCTTTAAATGTGAATACTCTATTTTTAGCTCTTAAAATACCTTTTTCTAATGGTTCAGGAAGCTTATCTTCAGAAATTAAACCAATAACTCCTTTAACTTCATCAACTTTACGGACTCCTATATTATTAGAAGCTTTAGAAAATATATGTGCCAAATTAATATCTTTTTGGCCTGCTTTACCTATTACAGTTGGAGAACCGCAATGTGGACAGATAGACTGGAAGGAGCTTAGTCTACATTCCTCATTGATACATTCTCTTCTTGCAAATTCTACCTTAATCTTTTTCTTTTTAGCTGCTTCTGAAATTAAACGTCTGTTTCCACCATTATTACCAATAGGGAAAAGTACATGAGGTGCAGGTCTCATTAACCTTTCTTTAGATTTTTCAGGCCGTCCGACCCTTGTGCCAATATAACATGGAGCCTTATCCTTAATTTCAAAGTCGATATTTTCATTGATAATATCAACAACTGACATATTATAATAATCATCAGCAAGATATTTTGAATAATCCTCACCTATAGTTTTAAGTAGACTATAGGCATGATCTTTATCAATAATTACTTTTCCATCAACAAGTCTGTGGCAAAGCCCTATAACTTCAAGAATTCTTTTTTGATAAGATAAATCAAGTTCTAAATCCTCACGATTATTGTATCCATTTTCAAGATAATCTCTTTTAGTATTTAACCATTCACTAAGGTTAACTAAATCCTTAATAGAAATATCTTTATAATAATAAGTATATTCTGGGTGAAGGGGAACATTGAATTCTTCAGTGATTTTAAATGCTTCTTCAACAGTAAGTTTCTTTGTTTCTAGTGAATTTAAATTAAATTCTTCTTTTTCTTCTAAGTCAAATGATTTATATTTATCGGAATTTCTTATTGCTTCAATCCACCATTCTTCACACCAGCATGCACCTAACATTAGTTGGTTGTTTCTTAAGAACTCACCAAATGCAACAAGCATATCCCCTAAGAAAAGGATTTCAACAACTTTGTTTTTAACTTCTCTTGCATCAGCAATAGAATCCAATCGGCGTACTTCTCCAGACTTTAGCTTTACAGTAGGTCCTTCAATAGAATCTACAGGAACTACACAGTTACCTTTACCTGGTCTTTCAATCTTTAATTGGGTTCCTACAGCTAAAAATTCCAAGAGTTCCATAGTAGCTGGATGAACACCCATAGTTGCAAGTCCAGTATTTCTAGAACGGCCATATCTTAGTCTGAATCCCCCCTTTTCAGAAGGATAACCTAATACAGGTCTTCCGCCAATTATATCATGAGCATATTTAGAGTGCTCAAATAGCTCCTCCTTATCAATAATATTATCATCAATTTCTTGACTAGATTCTTCAAAATCACTCTCAGAAGAATTTTCTTCCTCTTTTGAAGAACCAATACCTTTAGCATATTCTGCTAAAAATTCCCAGCTATCTAATTCAAGGGTATGTGCAATCTTTAAAATCTTTTTAGATTTCTGAATAACACCCTCTACCATCGCAAGAAGAGCTCCACCCCTAATATTATTAGTTTCTACACGAGGTAAGTCTCTATGAGATACTTCAATTTGATCAGTTGGTTCTCCACTTACTTCAACAGGAATACTTCTTGCAGCAAATCTAACCTCTTCTGGAGTTGGAGAGTATTGCAAATTAGTTACTTCAGATTCATAAAGCTCTACCTCTTCCACATATCTTTCAATTTCATCATCAGTAGGTTTAAATCTATCAAGACCAGTAGCTACACGTATTTTATCTCCTAAAAGAACAGATAATGCTGCTGCAGTACCTCCTGCACTACGAATAGGTCCTGCAAAGTATACAGCAACATATTTTGTTCCATCAGCATTACTTTTGATTTTTACTCCTGAAATCCCTTCTAAAGGAGCAGCTACTACTCCCTCTGTTAAAATAGCTAAAGCTGTTCTTAATCCCTGATCTGCAAAAGCTTGTCTTTGAGCTTCTAATTTAGTACCAGTTTCATTTGATTCTTGAGATGCAATTTCAGCAGCAATTTCAAATGCCACTTCTTCTCTTGACATGTCTTTTTCTAATTCTTTAATACGCTTTGCAATACCTTTAGGACCTACAAGCCCTTCAACCCTCTCTGCTAAGTCCTTTGCCAGTGGAATTTCAGTTTCTAACTCCACATCAAAACCTTTTGATCTTGCTTCATTAGCTATCTCATATAGTTTATGAGTTTCACTTTCTAATCTTTCAAAATAATCCATTTCAAAATCCATTATAATCCCTAATAAATAATTTTAATAGCTAATAAATTAACTTAAATTCTTTATATCATATTTTTTATTGATTTAAATTATTCTAAATTGTTTTAAGTTAGTTTAAGTTGTTTTTAAACTATTTATTTATTTTTAAAGTTTAAAAATAATTTCGATTTTTCAATTTTTATCTAATATTATTATATGTTTAATATTATTTAAAGATATAAAAAGAGCAATTAAAAACTAATATAAAATTGAAAATTGAAAAAATATTATAAAAAAAGAATTTAGTTAGTAAACTAACTAATAAAATAGTGTGAAATTAAATTCAAAGAATTTAATCTCTTTATAAGACATATACAATTAAAAATAACTAAAAATAATCTATACTGAGAATTTTAAAATAAAACAAAAGATTCCTAAGATTATAGTAATAGCAATGACTATTTCTGGAGCTATTTTTGGACCTACACTTTCATCATCAAAGTATCTTACTAAACCTGCCCCACTCATAGGCATATTCATTTTATCATTTTTCTTTGCCATAATATCACATTAAAATAACTGAATAAAAATTTGAATTGATCTTATAAAATTTGAATAAATATAATTTTTTAAATACAATTTAATAATATTAATATATTTTCTATAATTATTAATTATTTATATTATTTCTTATATTAAAACTTTTAGTTTTACAGTTAAAATAAAAAAAATTAATTAATAAAATAAAAATTAACTAATAAAAATAAAAATCTTGCTCTTTAAAGTTATAGTTATGAACTTTTAAGCTTAAAGAATTATAATATTCCGCCAAAGAATAAAACTAAAAGTGCAGCAATTGCAAATGTAATTAACCAAATAGGCACACTCCAAGATAATACTTTAGAACCATCTAATGGAGGAATTGGCAATAAGTTAAAAGCTGCTAAGAAGAAATTAATCCTAGTACCAAGAACACAAATTAAATAAACAATAGCTCCCATATCAGTGTAAATAAAATCACCAAGAGAACCTAATATAAGGAAGAATATTAAACCTAATATAATATTTACAACTGGTCCTGCAATAGAAATAATACCATTTGTTTTCTTTTCCATTCCTTGACTATAAATAACAACTGCTCCAGGAGCTGCAAATATAAATCCGAAAAAGGAACTAACTAATGCAATTAATAAACCAGTAGGCCATAATTGATATTCCGCATAATATCCATAATGCATAGCAAGGAATTTATGCCCTAATTCGTGAAAAACAAACCCTAAACCTACTCCAATCAAAACTACTGGGAAAATAATACTTATATGACTATAGTCCCCATTAGAGTAGAGAATAGTAAAACCTAAAGCAATTACTATAAAAGATATTATTAAATCTCTTATCTCATTAATTGTAAATCTAAACATAAGATAAATTATAATTTAGACTTTTATAAACTTTATGATTAATTCATTAGATTATTTAAAAATTATTAAAAAAGTATAATTAATCCTTAAAAAAAAAGTAAAATAAATTTTTATTCCATCTTCTTAGGCCATTCATTAAAAATAGCTCTAAATAATATTAAATTAGATAGAATAGCTAAAATAACTATTAAGATAATAACAGTTAAATTGTTTTGAATAAAATATTCCACCCCACATAATGCAAGTAAAAAGGAAATCAAATTATTTAAAAAGTGAGCAAAAATTGGTACTAAAATATTCTTTGATTTAATATAAAGAATTGATACACAAATACCAAATAAAATAGCTCCTGAAATCCCACCAAAACTATGGCAAAGGCCAAATAATACAGAAGATAATAAAATAGCTAATTTTATATCCTTTAAGTCTTTATTAAACCTTCTTAAAAATATTCCTCTAAACAATATTTCTTCTATGATAGGAGATAAAATAACTACAGTTATAAAATAAATGCTTAATACTGTAAAACTCAATGAACTAAAATCTCCAAAAAGTGGAGAGTCAAAGCGAATAATAGATAAAATACTTAAATATTTTAAAGTAAAGTAAATCGTTGAAACAAATAAAATATTTGCAATAACAATGAAAGAAATATGATAAAAGTTTGAAACTTTAAATAGAGAAGCACATTCATTTTTTAATGAAATTAAAAATGAATCATTTTTATAAGCCTCTACTAAATCAATTTCATGAAATTTATAAAGAAAAAATAGGAGCATAAATCCATATAATATTAATTTAAAAGTTAAAAATCCTAGATAAAAGTTAAAAAGTATTGGAACTAAAGTAAGAACTAATATAACCAATAAAAAGAATGATAAAACCTTTATTGTGGATAATTTATCTAAATAATCATTTAATCTAATCATCTTAACCCTTCAATTTTATAAATTTAATAAATTCTAACATATCTTATTTAAAAATTTAAGAATTTTTTCTTTAAGAAATTCTAACAATCATCTGTTTAAAAATTTAAGAATTTTTTCTTTAAGAAATTCTAACAATCATCTGTTTAAAAAAAAAAAGACATATATAATAATTAATATTGAATACTATATAAACTTAATATAATACTATATAAACTTATATAAAAAAAGTTTATTATAAACATTTAAGAAAGTTTATTTTAAGGAAGTTTTATGACAAGTAGTTACCACCCAGAACAATTTGAAATTAAGTATAATGACAATTACAATGGAACAAAATCCATTAAATTATTGAATACTACTCTTTTAGTAAATAATCCCAATCCAGAGTTAATTGATATAAATAAGATAAATGAAGAAAAATGGATTGAATTTTGGGAAAATCTAGAAAAGATAGGCTTTTGGGATCTTGAAGAAGAATATCAAGGATGTACATTAGAAGGAGGATTTACGTGGAGCGTTAGAATCCAATATAAATCAAAAGACATAATTAGCTATGGAGTGAATATAGAACCTAAAATAGTTATGGGAGATAAAATTTATTCTATTTTAGAAGAGTTGTATAAATCAATTGAAGAATTGATAAGTTTTGAATAAGATAAATAAAAAAATGGGATTAATTTTAAAACTTTTAAATTTAATATAAAACCCATTTTAAGGAAATTTTTTAAAGCTAAATATAATATCAAATGAAAAAAAGATTCCAACAAAGCCAAAAATAATAAATAAAACATAGATTAAAGAGAATAAAAATTTAGTAAAAATTTTAATTCTCACTAAAAGAAGCAGTATCTGCCATTGATTTCATTAATTCTAAATTATTACCTGTAATGATTATTACTTGATTACTGTTTTTACTTTTTATACATATAATATAATCTGCATCTTGAACATTAAAGAGCATATCTGA
Above is a genomic segment from Methanobrevibacter olleyae containing:
- the nrdD gene encoding anaerobic ribonucleoside-triphosphate reductase, which encodes MEKVDNVENDIKRSKITVKKNNGVSEAFSYEKLLKSLVMVEAPFFESEKIVSTVVENLYDGITTKEIKKIVYECLEDVDSEAANKYLAKTTLKVRSSRDKIEPFDMAKIASTLVEETGASQETAFEIASEVWKELKKLNVEYLTAPMIREIVNTKLVEYGLEDLRSRYTRLGIPVYNITSLIENGSRDNANMMHNPESIHKYVADEALKQYALLHMLPAHLADAHMSGDIHIHDLEFFAGRPLNCLQHDIRTFIKYGLKVDGTGDHTSVAAPPSHMETLMNHTGEIMLAAQQNMSGGQAMSLWNVFVAPFATGRSYEEVKQAIQMLVYNLNMAYAARGSQVPFTSMQLEFGVPKFLQDLTAYGPKGQVVGTYADFEDETRMIQKAFTEILLEGDSEGKPHLFPNTIYTLRDETLKGDYDEDMLLVHELSAKYGSSYFVNMLPDYRGQMANYMGCRTCLQDNWTGDWEQDCLRTGNLAYVTLNMPRIGYQSRDEDDVFEYLDNYMDLAVETLMIRRNQGLNCLNNFDILPFLDQEVDGETYYRIQNSTLSFGFCGLNEMLLALFGEGIDNPEANKFGLKCIEYLNARTKALKEETGLRWTVLQTPAESTAYRFATLDKEQFGDKAILQGDNGANYYTNSSHVPVNSDISFADKLKIEGKYHRLTPGGHIFHAFMGESYSDPEALMSLTNKIARKSDIGFWAYSSAFSFCLKCKTLMKGLSNKCPSCGEAADVEWYDRITGYVQQVGHAKSANGGWNAGKRQELIDRRRFEQ
- the polC gene encoding DNA polymerase II large subunit is translated as MDFEMDYFERLESETHKLYEIANEARSKGFDVELETEIPLAKDLAERVEGLVGPKGIAKRIKELEKDMSREEVAFEIAAEIASQESNETGTKLEAQRQAFADQGLRTALAILTEGVVAAPLEGISGVKIKSNADGTKYVAVYFAGPIRSAGGTAAALSVLLGDKIRVATGLDRFKPTDDEIERYVEEVELYESEVTNLQYSPTPEEVRFAARSIPVEVSGEPTDQIEVSHRDLPRVETNNIRGGALLAMVEGVIQKSKKILKIAHTLELDSWEFLAEYAKGIGSSKEEENSSESDFEESSQEIDDNIIDKEELFEHSKYAHDIIGGRPVLGYPSEKGGFRLRYGRSRNTGLATMGVHPATMELLEFLAVGTQLKIERPGKGNCVVPVDSIEGPTVKLKSGEVRRLDSIADAREVKNKVVEILFLGDMLVAFGEFLRNNQLMLGACWCEEWWIEAIRNSDKYKSFDLEEKEEFNLNSLETKKLTVEEAFKITEEFNVPLHPEYTYYYKDISIKDLVNLSEWLNTKRDYLENGYNNREDLELDLSYQKRILEVIGLCHRLVDGKVIIDKDHAYSLLKTIGEDYSKYLADDYYNMSVVDIINENIDFEIKDKAPCYIGTRVGRPEKSKERLMRPAPHVLFPIGNNGGNRRLISEAAKKKKIKVEFARRECINEECRLSSFQSICPHCGSPTVIGKAGQKDINLAHIFSKASNNIGVRKVDEVKGVIGLISEDKLPEPLEKGILRAKNRVFTFKEGTIRHDSTDLPLTHFIPSEIGVTVPKLLKMGYDKDCYGQDIVSEDQIIELKVQDIVVSDNCGEYLVGVANFVDDLLERYYGMERFYNVKDKYDLIGHLIAGLAPHTSAGVLGRIVGFTKALGCYAHPYFHSAKRRNCDSDEDSVLLLLDALINFSKSYLPSTRGGSMDAPLVLSTRIDPEEIDDESHNLDIFERFPLEFFEKSQESLKPSDMLDLVDNVEMHLGTDRQYHDLMFSHHTSSIHAGPKVCLYKRLGSMKEKVEAQIHLAELIRAVDQRRVVEGVLSSHFLPDIMGNSRAFSKQKVRCPKCGTKYRRMPLTGKCKCGGDLILSVSKGSVVKYLEISQNLVNRYPVSHYLEQRLEIQEFGINSLFESDKSKQSSLDVFFGK
- a CDS encoding preprotein translocase subunit Sec61beta, coding for MAKKNDKMNMPMSGAGLVRYFDDESVGPKIAPEIVIAITIILGIFCFILKFSV
- a CDS encoding site-2 protease family protein codes for the protein MFRFTINEIRDLIISFIVIALGFTILYSNGDYSHISIIFPVVLIGVGLGFVFHELGHKFLAMHYGYYAEYQLWPTGLLIALVSSFFGFIFAAPGAVVIYSQGMEKKTNGIISIAGPVVNIILGLIFFLILGSLGDFIYTDMGAIVYLICVLGTRINFFLAAFNLLPIPPLDGSKVLSWSVPIWLITFAIAALLVLFFGGIL
- a CDS encoding CPBP family intramembrane glutamic endopeptidase: MIRLNDYLDKLSTIKVLSFFLLVILVLTLVPILFNFYLGFLTFKLILYGFMLLFFLYKFHEIDLVEAYKNDSFLISLKNECASLFKVSNFYHISFIVIANILFVSTIYFTLKYLSILSIIRFDSPLFGDFSSLSFTVLSIYFITVVILSPIIEEILFRGIFLRRFNKDLKDIKLAILLSSVLFGLCHSFGGISGAILFGICVSILYIKSKNILVPIFAHFLNNLISFLLALCGVEYFIQNNLTVIILIVILAILSNLILFRAIFNEWPKKME